In Schistocerca serialis cubense isolate TAMUIC-IGC-003099 chromosome 3, iqSchSeri2.2, whole genome shotgun sequence, the following proteins share a genomic window:
- the LOC126470742 gene encoding atherin-like, whose translation MAGKQIVAALATLINAMGFTGGRQWQPRRKRTQRDRTMLQCYNCQRLGHTARGCKNAVACLKCAAAHDTRSCTKPRGVACVCANCGGPHAANSRSCGYLRESRRLPAAPRPAATSGASTAAPPPRFGEGCEPRRLEATTDKAMAGFQAAFAAERAALMDELTAVQGQLQQLRDELRAIKKQPPDRAATPAVSRPMGVDAATQTTAPPATVQEVAPMETEEVPPRLPPSKVAATSKGTTAPPDCSQAEQPKKKRKVRLPFPRVDDVQEILKYTASSLKSGSYPQSHLPYPYTPPGQSKPPLPHQPLDLRTYRWRTILA comes from the coding sequence ATGGCTGGGAAGCAGATTGTCGCCGCATTGGCAACTCTCATTAACGCGATGGGGTTCACCGGCGGCCGCCAATGGCAGCCAAGGCGCAAGCGAACGCAGCGGGACAGGACGATGCTCCAATGCTACAACTGCCAGCGGCTGGGGCACACCGCGCGCGGGTGtaagaacgccgtcgcgtgcttgaagtgcgcggcggctcACGACACCCGCAGCTGCACGAAGCCTCGTGGGGTAGCCTGCGTCTGCGCGAACTGCGGCGGACCGCAtgccgccaactcgcgtagctgcggctacctcCGCGAGTCACGCCGTCTACCCGCCGCACCACGCCCTGCGGCGACGTCAGGCGCCTCGACGGCTGCCCCGCCCCCCCGCTTCggcgaggggtgcgagccgcgccgaCTTGAGGCCACCACCGACAAAGCtatggccggcttccaagccgccttcgcggccgaaagggccgcactgaTGGACGAGCTCACAGCTGTGCAAGGCCAGCTCCAGCAGCTACGCGACGAGCTGCGGGCCATCAAGAAGCAGCCGCCAGATCGCGCCGCCACCCCCGCCGTGAGTCGTCCGATGGGGGTAGACGCGGCCACGCAAACCACCGCTCCTCCTGCAACAGTTCAGGAGGTGGCGCCCATGGAGACAGAGGAGGTGCCGCCGAGGCTGCCCCCCTCCAAGGTGGCAGCCACAAGCAAGGGAACTACCGCGCCTCCTGACTGCTCGCAAGCCGAGCaaccaaagaagaagaggaaggtgcGGCTACCATTCCCAAGAGTGGACGATGTGCAGGaaatcctcaagtacactgcctcatcactgaagagcGGGTCGTACCCCCAATCACATCTCCCATACCCCTACACCCCACCCGGCCAGTCtaagcctcccctcccccatcaaccGCTCGACCTACGGACATATAGATGGCGTACCATACTAGCGTAA